A region from the Drosophila bipectinata strain 14024-0381.07 chromosome 3R, DbipHiC1v2, whole genome shotgun sequence genome encodes:
- the LOC108129726 gene encoding uncharacterized protein CG45076 isoform X2, translating into MVYESGFTTRRTYTSRPVTTSYAVTYPTVSKVTRVYKSSYPIYSSYSVPRYGGTRVITSPIRVVTSPARVVSRVIHSPSPVRVVRTTTRVISSPERTTSYSYTTPSTYYSPTILPSSYYTSTLTPTSYTTYTPSYHYNPTTITRVYARSVSPVRITTSPVRITRTPVRAVPSYLKRLPPGYGARALTNYLNTEPFTTFSEETSRIRNRAQSLIRDLHTPVVRRARSCTPFPVTGYDYAPTSQLALDAYVARVTNPVRHVAKEVHNISHYPRPAVKYVGKSHLASVRICGDKAYNIRRPMYDSDKVRTDINLLSWYLRHPTWKSDKQSTVSQKEVEAVEVEA; encoded by the exons GTGTACAAGTCGAGTTACCCCATCTACTCGAGCTACTCGGTGCCCAGGTATGGTGGCACCCGGGTCATTACTTCGCCCATCCGAGTTGTAACCTCTCCCGCCCGCGTGGTGTCCCGCGTCATACACTCTCCATCGCCGGTTCGCGTTGTCCGCACGACGACCCGAGTGATTTCATCGCCGGAGCGCACCACCTCGTACTCCTACACCACGCCATCGACCTACTATAGCCCCACAATTCTGCCATCGAGCTACTACACTTCGACCTTGACCCCGACATCGTACACTACTTACACGCCGTCGTACCACTACAACCCAACTACGATCACCCGGGTGTACGCTCGTTCGGTATCTCCGGTGAGGATCACCACCTCCCCGGTTAGGATCACCCGTACCCCGGTCCGTGCCGTGCCCTCGTACCTGAAGAGGCTGCCGCCTGGCTATGGCGCCCGGGCCCTAACCAATTACCTCAATACCGAACCCTTCACC ACCTTCTCTGAGGAAACTAGCCGGATTCGCAACCGCGCGCAGTCCCTGATTCGTGACTTGCATACTCCTGTGGTTCGCCGCGCACGCAGCTGCACTCCTTTCCCAGTCACTGG TTACGATTATGCCCCAACTTCGCAATTGGCTCTTGATGCCTATGTGGCCCGTGTCACAAACCCAGTTCGCCATGTTGCCAAGGAGGTTCACAACATTTCGCACTACCCTCGGCCAGCTGTTAAATATGTTG gTAAAAGTCATCTTGCATCAGTAAGGATTTGCGGTGACAAGGCCTATAATATTAGAAGGCCAATGTACGATTCGGACAAAGTTCGAACTGATATTAACCTCTTGTCCTGGTACCTTAGACATCCCACTTGGAAGAGTGATAAGCAATCCACTGTTTCTCAGAAGGAAG TTGAAGCTGTTGAAGTTGAGGCCTAA
- the LOC108129726 gene encoding uncharacterized protein CG45076 isoform X1, with translation MVYESGFTTRRTYTSRPVTTSYAVTYPTVSKVTRVYKSSYPIYSSYSVPRYGGTRVITSPIRVVTSPARVVSRVIHSPSPVRVVRTTTRVISSPERTTSYSYTTPSTYYSPTILPSSYYTSTLTPTSYTTYTPSYHYNPTTITRVYARSVSPVRITTSPVRITRTPVRAVPSYLKRLPPGYGARALTNYLNTEPFTTFSEETSRIRNRAQSLIRDLHTPVVRRARSCTPFPVTGYDYAPTSQLALDAYVARVTNPVRHVAKEVHNISHYPRPAVKYVDAELDPNRPSRKFSAPRPLEDPVDLESKEKQRLRQERLLTVNEEALDEVDLEKKRAQKADEAKRREEKALKEERDRLTAEAEKQAAAKAKKAAEEAAQKAAEEAAQKAADEAVAQKAAEEAAQKAAEEAAQKAAEEAAAQKAAEEAAQKAAEEAAQKAAEEAAQKAAEEARLAEEAAQKAAEEAALKAAEEAAAQKAAEEAAALKAAEEAAAQQAAEEEARAQEETRLAEEQRQREQELERLAEIEKEADSELARQAAELAEIARQEAELAAQELQAIQKNDNEENPEPLVEEPVTPLEEQEPVIELSSNAEEAPTGGNSYDEEALEDDEEEEEEEEE, from the exons GTGTACAAGTCGAGTTACCCCATCTACTCGAGCTACTCGGTGCCCAGGTATGGTGGCACCCGGGTCATTACTTCGCCCATCCGAGTTGTAACCTCTCCCGCCCGCGTGGTGTCCCGCGTCATACACTCTCCATCGCCGGTTCGCGTTGTCCGCACGACGACCCGAGTGATTTCATCGCCGGAGCGCACCACCTCGTACTCCTACACCACGCCATCGACCTACTATAGCCCCACAATTCTGCCATCGAGCTACTACACTTCGACCTTGACCCCGACATCGTACACTACTTACACGCCGTCGTACCACTACAACCCAACTACGATCACCCGGGTGTACGCTCGTTCGGTATCTCCGGTGAGGATCACCACCTCCCCGGTTAGGATCACCCGTACCCCGGTCCGTGCCGTGCCCTCGTACCTGAAGAGGCTGCCGCCTGGCTATGGCGCCCGGGCCCTAACCAATTACCTCAATACCGAACCCTTCACC ACCTTCTCTGAGGAAACTAGCCGGATTCGCAACCGCGCGCAGTCCCTGATTCGTGACTTGCATACTCCTGTGGTTCGCCGCGCACGCAGCTGCACTCCTTTCCCAGTCACTGG TTACGATTATGCCCCAACTTCGCAATTGGCTCTTGATGCCTATGTGGCCCGTGTCACAAACCCAGTTCGCCATGTTGCCAAGGAGGTTCACAACATTTCGCACTACCCTCGGCCAGCTGTTAAATATGTTG ATGCCGAGTTGGATCCTAACCGTCCGTCTAGAAAATTTTCTGCTCCTAGGCCCCTGGAGGATCCCGTCGATCTCGAATCGAAGGAGAAGCAGCGCCTGCGCCAGGAGCGTCTCCTGACCGTCAACGAGGAGGCCCTCGATGAGGTGGACTTGGAGAAGAAGCGTGCCCAGAAAGCTGATGAGGCCAAGCGTCGTGAAGAGAA AGCTCTGAAGGAGGAACGCGATCGCTTGACCGCTGAGGCCGAAAAGCAGGCTGCTGCAAAGGCCAAGAAGGCTGCTGAAGAAGCTGCCCAGAAAGCCGCCGAGGAAGCTGCCCAGAAGGCCGCCGATGAGGCTGTTGCCCAAAAGGCCGCCGAGGAGGCTGCCCAGAAGGCCGCAGAAGAGGCTGCACAGAAGGCCGCTGAGGAGGCTGCTGCACAAAAGGCCGCCGAGGAGGCTGCCCAAAAAGCTGCCGAAGAAGCTGCCCAGAAAGCAGCCGAAGAAGCTGCTCAGAAAGCCGCTGAAGAGGCTCGTCTAGCCGAAGAAGCTGCCCAAAAAGCTGCCGAGGAAGCTGCTCTGAAGGCTGCCGAAGAAGCTGCTGCCCAGAAAGCCGCCGAGGAGGCTGCTGCCCTGAAGGCCGCTGAAGAAGCTGCTGCCCAACAGGCTGCCGAGGAGGAGGCCCGTGCCCAGGAGGAGACTCGTCTGGCAGAGGAGCAGCGTCAGCGCGAACAGGAGCTGGAGCGCTTGGCGGAAATCGAGAAGGAAGCCGATAGCGAACTGGCCCGTCAGGCTGCCGAGCTGGCCGAGATTGCCCGCCAGGAAGCCGAGCTGGCGGCCCAGGAACTCCAAGCCATTCAGAAGAATGACAACGAGGAGAATCCTGAACCCCTGGTCGAAGAGCCTGTAACGCCTCTGGAAGAACAGGAGCCGGTGATCGAGCTCAGCTCAAATGCTGAGGAAGCACCCACTGGTGGCAACAGCTACGACGAGGAAGCCCTCGAAgatgatgaggaggaggaggaagaagAGGAGGAATAG